GCTTGCGGAATGTCTAGCTGCCGGTCTCCGGGCTGGCGAGGCGGGAGCGGAAGCAACGAAGGATATGATCGCATCAAAAGGCAGGTCATCGCGCCTTGGCGAGCGAGCCCTGGGGCATATGGATCCAGGAGCCGCTTCGGCGGTGGTGATCATCTCCTGCTTTAAAGCTCACTTTCTATCAGAATGATGATGACCTCATCATACCAGTTGACATGTTGGTAGCGATTTGTCAAAACCGGCCTCAGCTTGTTCAGAGGAGGACTGGGGATGGCTATCAACTACAAATATGCGCGTTGGTTCGGTGCTGCGGCGATCGCAACAGCAGCTCTTTGGGCGACCAATGTCGCCGCGGAAGATGTCACTCTGTGGACGCTGAACTTCGACAACGGCGCGGCAAACGGCGCGTTGAAGAAGGTGGCGAAAGACTTCGAGGCTGCCAATCCCGGCACGCATATCGAAATCGTCCAGCGCGGCGTCGATGAACACAAGACCGCGCTCCGCGTCGCGGCAGGCTCCAGCAAGGGTCCGGATATCTATTTCAGCTGGGCCGGACTTGGCCTCGGCGGCGAATATGTGAAGGCCGGCCTCTCGCTGCCGCTCGACAAGTACTACACCCAGTACAAGTGGAACGATGAGCTGCTTCCCTCCGCCGCCGCCTTTGCCGATCTCTATCCGGGCGGCAAGCATGGCGTTCCCTTCACCTTTAAGGGCGAAGCGATCTACTACAACAAGAAGCTCTTCCAGAAGGCCGGCATCACCGAGGAGCCGAAGACCTACGAAGAGCTTCTGGCTGCTGCCGACAAGCTCAAGGCCGCCGGCATTCCGGCCTTCACCTTTGGCGGCTCTGTCAACTGGCACGTCATGCGCCTGATGGACGTGCTGCTCGAAACCAAGTGCGGCGCCGACAAGCATGACGCGCTGATGGCCATGAAGACCGACTGGACCAAGGAACCCTGCGCGACGGATGCCTTCACCGAATTTGCCAAGTGGACGAAGGATTACACGCTGAAGCCCTTCATGGGCATCAGCAACCAGCAGTCCTATACGCTGTTCGTCGCCGGCCGCGCCGCGATGATGCTCGAAGGCGATTGGCTGGTCAGCCAGCTGAGCGGCAGCAAGGTCAATCTCGACGATTACGGCGTCGTGCCGTTCCCGACGAACACGAACCGCCTCTATGGCTTTGCCGAATACAACTACGTCAGCACCAAGAGCAAGAACCCGGATCTTGCCGCCAAGTTCCTCGACTATTTCCTGTCCACCAAGGTGCAGCAGGATCTCGTCGGGCAGATCAGCTCGATCTCGGTCAACAAGAATGTCCAGTATGCCAACCAGAAGCCGCTCGAAGCGAAATGGCTTGAGATCTTCAAGACCTACAGCAAGGTCTACATGAATGGCGACCAGGCTTTCCCGCTTGACGTCACCACAGAATACTTCCGGGTGATCAACGATGTCGCTGCCGGCAATATCAAGCCGGCCGACGCCGCCAAGCAGCTGCAGACCTTCATCTCTGGCCGCACCTGATCCCTTGAGGGAGGCCGCCGCTCCGATTGCCGATCGCGGCGGGCGGCTTCCCTCACTTCATGCCCACGCGTCAGCTGCCGCCGGGAGCAATCAGAATGTCATTCCGCAATCGAACCCATGATCCCCGCGTCCAGGCAGTAATCCTGCTCGCCCCGGCCATGCTGATTTACGCGATTTTTGCGCTTTATCCGATGCTGAACGTGGTGGTGCTGAGCTTCCAGAAATGGAACGGGCTCGATCCCCAGCGCCCATTCGTCGGCCTGGCAAACTATCAATATGTCTTCACGCAGGATCCCGTCTTCTGGGTCGCTTTCCGGAATACGGTGATCTGGACGATCATGTGCGTGATCTTTCCGCCTATGGTCGGGTTGCTGCTGGCGCTGAGCCTCAATCAGAAGCTCTTTGCCCGCAATACTTTCCGCGCCATCTTCTATCTGCCTGTCATCATCGCCCCGATCGCGGTCGCGACGATGTGGAAGTGGATGTACGACCCCTTCTTCGGCCTCTTCACCGAAATCCTGACGTCGATGGGGCTGCAGGACTGGATCCAGGACTGGCTCGGCGACAAGGACGTCGCGCTCTATTCGGTCTTCGTCGCCTATCTCTGGCAATCCGTCGGTTTCTCCATGGTTCTGTTTCTCGCAGGCCTGCAGAATGTCTCGCAGACGCTGGTCGAAGCCGCGCGCATCGATGGCGCCGGGCGCTGGAATATCTTCCGCTACGTCACTCTTCCCGCGCTACGTACGACGCTGACCATCGTTCTGGTGCTCTCGGTCATCTCATCGCTGAAGGCGTTCGACATCGTCTACGGCCTGACGGGCGGCGGGCCGGCGCAATCCACGCAGATGCTGGCGCTCTGGGCATTCACGCAGGCCATGCAGATATTCGATTTCGGTCGCGGCGCTGCGATCTCCGTCATTCTGCTGCTCATCACCATCGTCGTCGTCATTCCCTACCTGCGCTGGACGCAGAAGCATGAGGAAGCCGAACAATGACGGCAGCATCGGCCACATCCATGTCGGATGGCTTCGAGACCATCACCTCGGCAAAGCGTAAGCGCGATCCTGTCCTGATCGGCTTGTGGATCGCTCTGTTCCTGGTCGCGGCGATCTGGCTTGCGCCTTTCATCTTCATCGTCTTCACCTCGTTGAAGACGCAGGCCGACGTGACGACGACGGGCGCCTTCATGCCGCCGCTCGATCCAGCCTTCGAGAATTATTCGAGCGCCTGGGGCCGCGGCAATTTCGCCAATGCCTTCCTGAACAGCGCCATCATCACCGTCATCAAGGTGCCGCTCGGGCTCATCCTGTCGGCGATGGCGGCCTATGCGCTTGCGAAGATCCGAATGAGGTTCGGCAAGCTGCTGCTGCTTGCGGTCATCTTCGGCACCATGATCCCCTTTCAGGTCATGCTGGCGCCACTGTTTACGCTGGTCAATTCGCTCGGGCTGATCGACACCTATCCCGGCGTGATCCTGCCCTATATCGCCTTCGGCGTGCCCTATCAGGTCTTTATCCTGCACGGCTTCTTCAAGGGCATTCCCAAGGAGCTGTCGGAAGCCGCTCTCATCGACGGGGCGAGCCACTTCATCATCTTCCGCCGGATATTCCTGCCGGTCTGCCTGCCGGTGCTTGCCGCGCTGCTGATCCTGGATTTCGTCTCGACCTGGAATGAGTTCGCGATGGCGCTCGTGCTGCTGCAGGACCAGCACATGTGGACGCTGCCGCTCGGGCTCATGTCGTTCCAGGGTCAGTTTTCTAATGATTACGGGCAGTTGAACGCCGCGATCGTCATGACGGTCCTGCCGGCAACCATCGTTTATCTGATCTTCCAGCGCTACTTCGTCTCCGGCCTCACCTCCGGCGCGGTCAAAGGCTGATCGGTCAAATCATTCATACATGTTTCGAGGAGAACATCATGTCCAACGCGTCCGTCGAAAAATGGGGAGTCTTCGAAGCGGCCTTCAACGGTCCTTCGAGCGGCAATCCCTATCTCGATGTGGCATTCGATGCCGTTTTCAGCCAGAGCAGCCGCGAGATCCGCGTGCCCGGCTTCTATGATGGTGACGGCGTCTATCGCGTTCGCTTCATGCCCGACAATGAAGGGGAATGGTCGTTCCGCACGCGCTCGAAGACATCGGAACTGGATGGCAAGGCCGGTTCGTTCGTCACGACCAAGCCGTCCGAGGGCAACCATGGCCCCGTGCATGTCCGCAACAAGTTCCACTTCGCCTATGCCGACGGCAAGCCTTTCCTGTCCTTCGGCACGACCTGCTATGCCTGGACGCACCAGCCGCTGGAGATGCAGGACCAGACGCTTGAGACGCTGAAAAAGTCCCGTTTCAACAAGATCCGCATGGGCGTATTCCCGAAGGACTATCCCTATAACGTCAACGAGCCTCTCTACGCCTGCTTCGAAAAAGGCGCCGACGGTGCGGAAGACTTTGATAAGCCGAACCCCGTTCTCTTCCGCCATTTCGAGAGCCAAGTCGCTGCCCTCTGCGATCTCGGCATCGAAGCCGATATCATCATGTTTCATCCCTATGATCGCTGGGGTTATGCCGACATGTCGGCCGAGCAGGACTTCCGCTACGTTGCCTATCTCGCTGCGCGGCTTGCCGCCTATCGCAACGTCTGGTGGGCTCTTGCCAACGAGTACGATTTCCTCCTCGACACCAAGCCGCTGCAGCAGTGGGACCGCTATTTCCACATTCTCGAAGAGAACGACCCCTACGGCCATCTGAAGTCCATCCATAACGGCGACCCGACGATGAACTTCGATCATCGCAAGCCCTGGGTGACCCATACCTGCATCCAGAACTGGGACGTGAAGCGGACGCAGGAATGGCGCGACGCCTATGGCAAGCCCGTCGTCAACGACGAGCCGGAATATGAGGGCAACATCATCCAGTCCTGGGGCAACCTGACGGCTGAGGAGCTGGTGCATCGTTTCTGGATCACGATGACGCGCGGCGGCTATGCCGGCCATGGCGAAACCTATTCGCATCCGGAAGACCTGATCTGGTGGGCCAAGGGCGGGGAACTGCGCGGCGAGGCCTGGAAGCGCATCGGCTTCCTGCACGACCTTCTGGAGCAGGATGTCGTCAACGGCCTTGAGCCGATGTCCTCCTACGGCGAGTGGCCCTGGACCCGCGTTTCCGGCGCACGCGACGGTGATGTCAGCTACATCTATCTCGGCGAGCACCAGCCCGTCATCTGGTCGACGGGCCTGCCGAAAGACAGCACGGATTATGACGTCGACATCATCGACACATGGGAGATGACGATCACACCGGCGAAAAAGGTGGAAGCGCCGATCCCGCACCCGACGCGCCACGGCGCGATCGTGCGCGGCGGCAAGGCGGACGCAGCCTTCGGCGTGGAGCTGCCGGGCAAGCCATACCAGGCGCTCCGCATCCGCAAGAAGCACTGATCGATCCTCAAGGGAAGAATGTCATGTCCGGATTGACCATCAAGAACGTCAGGAAGTCCTACGCCGCGGTGAATATCATCCATGGCGTCGATGTCGAAATCTCGGACGGCGAATTCGTCATTCTCGTCGGCCCTTCTGGCTGCGGCAAGTCAACGCTGCTGCGCATGATCGCGGGGCTGGAGGATATTACCGGTGGCGAAATCTCGATCGGCGGGCGTATCGTCAACGACCTGCCGCCGAAGGATCGCGATATCGCTATGGTGTTCCAGAACTACGCGCTCTATCCGCAGATGACTGTGGCGCAAAACATGGGCTTTGCGCTGCAGCTTGCCGGGGCAAAGCGTGCGGAAATCGACCAGAAAGTCGGCGACGCCGCCAGGATACTGGGGCTGCAGCCGCTGCTGGAGCGCAAGCCCGCCCAGCTTTCCGGCGGCCAGCGCCAGCGTGTCGCCATGGGGCGCGCTATTGTGCGCGATCCGAAAGTCTTCCTCTTCGATGAGCCGCTCTCCAACCTCGACGCCAAGCTGCGCGTCAAGATGCGCGCGGAAATCAAAGCGCTACATCAGCGCCTGAAGACGACAATCGTCTACGTCACCCATGACCAGATCGAGGCCATGACCATGGCGGACAAGATCGTCGTTCTGCAGGGCGGAAAGGTGGAGCAGATCGGAACGCCGCTCGAGCTTTACGACCGCCCGAAAAATGTCTTCGTCGCCGGCTTCCTCGGCTCGCCGGCCATGAACTTCCTCGAAGGCAAGATTGCCGGCGGCGCCTCGCCGACGCTGGTGCTAGCGACCGGCACCCGCATCGAACTCGAGAACGCCCCAGCTCAGTCGGAGGGCCGGGAGGTCGTTCTGGGTATCCGGCCGGAAGATATTTCCCTTGCGGCGGAAGACGGCGTGACGACAACCGTGACGGTCATCGAACCGACAGGCTCGGAAACACACGTCGCGCTCGATCTGGAAGGCAAGGAGCTGACCTGGGTCATGCGGGAGCGCGCCGAACTGGGCCCCGGCCAGACGGTGCAGATCTCCCTGAAGACCCCGAACCTTCACTTCTTCGACAAGGCCAGCCAGCAACGACTATAGAGGACGGCCGGTGTTCTGGCCCTCGGATCAGCTGGCGATGCGCCTTTGAGCGCCGCTCATGACCAGCAAAACCCGTTTGAGAAAGGCGTCGCCATCAAACTGCCGGGCGGCACCCTCGGTCGTATGCTCGGGGCGATCGAATATGAAGGCTTCGATATTGACGACGGGCAGATTGAGGCGGCTGCGCACCTGGCCGATCATCGCAGTGTGCGTGACCACAAGCTGGCATCCGTTCGGCTCGAACCACTCCTGAAGCCCGGTCGTCGGTATGACCAGCGCCGTCAACCCCTGTTGCGACAGAACCGTACCGATGCGGGAAGCAAACTGCTGACTGTCGAGACAGATCAGCACATCGGCTTGTGAGGGGGATGGCGCTTGGTTAGCCAGCATCAAGAAACCTTTCGTTCAAACACGAGCGGAATATAATGATTCGCGGCATAACGGCATGTTATTAGTTGTTACATTTTGTTTCAGGACCATGAAGGCCATGCCGAGGCGCGGAAACCTCACAAAATGCTCAAGAAACGGCGCATATCCCTCTGATAAAAACGAATTATTTTGCAGGAACGCGCGACCTTCGCCCTAACGGTTCAACGAAAATGATGGCCCGCCTCGCGTCATAGGAGCGAACAATAGCGCAGTGCGTCATAAATGGCGGCATGGATATTGCGGCTGGCGATCGCATCGCCGATGCGAATGAGATCGAAGGGGCCGCCCTCGTTCTTCAGCGGCAATGGCGCGCGATGGGCGATCAGAGCCGGGTAGTCGACAGCGCCGAGGTTGCGCGACAAGGGTTTCAGCTCGAGGTAAAGCTCGTCATTGGCGATGGTGCCGTGCTCGACGACCACTTGAGACACCCGTCGCTCCCATCGCGTCTGTTCGGAGAAATCGGATCCGAGGACCGCGATCAAGACGTTTCCGTCCCGCCGCACCGATTTTAACCGCGTATTGATCGTAACGCGGACATTCTTCTCGGCAAAGGTTTTCGCATAAGGCACATGGTTCATGCCGCCCATCTCGGGGGCGAAGAAGCGTTCCGGAGAGACAAGCTCCAACTCGGCGCCGCCGTTGGCGATGACCTCAGCGGCCGACATGCCCGGATGCCCACCATTATCGTCGTAAAGCAGAACGTTGCCCTCGGCTTTCACCGCGCCGGCCAGGATATCCCACGAAGAAATGACGAGATTGTCGCCGGCCTCGAGCTCGGGTGACTGCGCGATGCCACCCGTCGCCACGACGACGAGATCAGGCTCGAACGCCAAGATATCCCAGTCTTCCGCCGCCTTCGGGAAGGCGCGATGCGCCGGCTCGCGAATCGGCGACGGCGCCAGCACGGGCAGCCAGTCGCCCTTGTTCCAGCCCGTGCGGCGGCCAAGATGGGTGAGCTGGATCATCACGGCGGCGCCGAACTCATGACAGTCGTCGGCAAGCTTCTTCAGTCAGGGCACGATCTCGTCGCGATAGGCATGGAGATTGTCGAAGGACGGCGGCGAATCCGGCGAGACGATTGCGGAACCCGCCGTCATGGTCAGCGCGATGCCACCCTTTGCTTTCTCGCGATGATAGAGCCTGTATCGATCCGTTGGCATGCCGCCTTCCGAATAGGCCGGTTCATGCGCCGTCGACATGATACGGTTCTTCAGCGTGAGATGCTTGAGCTGATAGGGCTGGAGCAGAGGATCGTTGGAGGTCATGTCGCTTTCATCGCCTTTGTGAAATCGAGGCTCAAGCCGCCATCTTTGCCCAGACGGGAGCTTATGGCTATAGCCTGCTAGGCCGGCGCGCGAGCGCGGCGGCCATGCCGGAGATCGATAGCCGTGTGCCAGACGATCGTCGCGAAGATGATCGCGCCGCCAATGAAGGTGGCGACCGGCGGCATCTCGGAAAAGAACAACCAGACCCAGAATGGCGTCAATACGATCTCCATCGAGCTGATGAGCGCGGCGTCGGCGGCAGGCATCTTCCTCGAACCGAAAAGGAAAAGGACGAAGGCCAGCGCGAAATTTGTCGCCCCGAAAGCGGCAAGCAAGAGCCAGTTTTGAAGATCTACCGAGCTTGCCGAGGCAAAGGGCACGAAAACGACGAATGTCAGGAGCCCGCTGACAACGCTCGACGGCAGGATCGGAATGCTGGGGTCCATGCGCGGGATGACGATGATCAGCGCGAAGGTGACCGTCATGCCGAGTGCCAGCAGATCACCGATACCCGTGCCGCCACCGACCGACGAGGCGACGATGACGGCAACACCGATGAGGCAGATGCCGCCGGCGATCAAGGTGCGCTTCGCCACGCGCTCCTTCAGCATGGTCCAGCTGAGAAACGCCGCGATGAACGGCGCCGTTGCATAGATCATCGTCACATTGGCGACGGTGGTCATATACAGCGCGCCGATGAAGCAGGCCTGGCTGATCGTCTGGCAGACCAGCATCGCCAGCCCGGCCGGATGAAAGATCGATGCCCATTGCCGCCTTGAAAACCCACCTTCGAGGAAAAAGCTGGGTATTAGCAGGAAGAGGCCGCCGAACAGCGATCGCCAGGCAATCGCCGTCCATATGTCCGTGGTCAGAAGGCGCGCGTAGATGCCGCTGCAGCTCCACGCAAGCATTGCTGTAGCCACAAGTATGACGCCCCTCTCATAATCGCTGGCAAAAGCGGAGCGGGTCGGAAACTGGAATGTCATGTATGGACTCAAAGAATGAGCAGAAGGAACGCTCCCTGTGTGCGCCGATATTTGACATCAGGCAAACGAATAGTAGAGATAGTAGCTATCAGAAATATTTGTGACATATCATGCGCGAACCCATCGAAAGCGACCTGCTGCGGACGTTTCTCGTCATCACCGAGACATCCAATTTTTCGGCGGCGGCGCAAAGGATCGGCCGCACGCAATCGGCTGTCAGTGCACAGATCAAGCGGCTCGAGGACACGATCGGCGAAACGCTGTTCGAAAGAAGCGCACGAGGGGCCGTTCTGACCCGGGCGGGCAATCAGTTGCTTCCTTACGCCCAGCGCGTGATCGAACTCCTGAATGAAGCGGCCGCGAATATCCGCACCAAGCCGCTCGACGGACCGGTCCGGATCGGCATTCCAGAGGAGTACAGTCAGACCGTCCTGCCGGCGGCGCTCGCCGCCTTTGCTATCAGGCATCCGGCTGTCGAAGTCACCGTTTCCTGCGATTACACGGCACATAATCTGGCCGCGCTGGAAAAAGATGAGCTGGACCTGGCCGTGGTTTTCGACTGGAATAACCAGAGCAAAGGCGAAGTTCTCTGTATAGATCCGACGGTCTGGGTGACATCGTTGGTCCATCGTGTGCACGAGGCGACGCCCCTGCCCATCGCTGTTTATCGGGATTCGACATGGTGTCGCGATTTCGCCCTGAAATCATTGGAGCAAATCGGGCAGCGTTATCGCATCGCCTTCATCGCTGATACAAGCTCCGGCTTGAAGAACGCCGTGTCCGCCGGGCTTGCCGTGACGACGCTGTCGCGCAGCAACATTCCGCATGGCTGCCGCGAACTGACAAGCGACGACGGGTTTCCGCCGGTCGATTCCTCGCGCGTCGTGCTTCGCCGCAACCCCTATCATTCGAGCGAAGCGATCCGCGAGCTGGCGGAAATGGTGCGCGAAGCTTTCCAGCCTATGTCGGCTCTGCTGCAGCCGTAGTGCGACGGCGCAGCCTGCGGCGCGTGCCGGATGGGCTCTCGGAAAAGCTGGCGCGATAGCTGCGCGAAAAGGCCGATGCCGAATTGAAGCCGGTGGCATCAGCAATCTCGGCAAAGGAGGCTTTCGTCTCGATGACCTTGCGCCTGGCCGCATTCAGCCTCAGCGCCAGATAATGCACATGCGGCGGTGCGCCGATGCTTTCCTGGAAGAGCGCCTGCAGATGGCGTGCGCTGACGCCGACCCGACGGGCGAGACGCGTCAGCACCAGCGGCTGCTCGATATGGTCTTCCATCAGGCGAATGGCCTGGGCGACCCTAGGATCGCGCATGCGCAGACCGGCCGTCGATGGCGAAAGCTCCCCGGCACTCTGCGTACTCGCCGGCTCGTAGATGAACAGGCGGCTCACTTCGAGCGCCAGCGAATAGCCCTGTCGCCGCCGGATGATCTCCAGCATCAGATCGACCGTCGGCAACGAACCGGCAGTGGTGATGCGCTTGCCGTCGATCACGTAGCGATCCCGAACGGCGCGCACCTGCGGATAGGCGAGCGCAAAATCGTCAAAATCCTCCCAGTGGACGGCGGCCGAGACATTGTCGAGCAGGCTTGCCTCGGCAAGCAGCCACGTGCCGGATTCGATGCCAGCGACCAGCGATCGATGGCGCGCGGTTTGCGACAGTTGCATTTTCAACGCTTGGCTGGCGCTGCGCCGCCAATTGTAGCTGGCCAGCACGAATAGCGGCGCAGTATCCGAGGTCGGCCGGAAGCTGGAGAAAGCGGGCACAGGGATAAGGCTGGTCGTTTCCGCCGGTGAACCATCCGGCGTGAAGAGACGCCAGCGATAGAGCTCCGCTCCGGAAATACGATTGGCGCCGCGCAGCGGTTCGATTACCGAAGCGATCAAAATCAGGTTCGTCTCCG
Above is a window of Rhizobium sp. CCGE531 DNA encoding:
- a CDS encoding extracellular solute-binding protein gives rise to the protein MAINYKYARWFGAAAIATAALWATNVAAEDVTLWTLNFDNGAANGALKKVAKDFEAANPGTHIEIVQRGVDEHKTALRVAAGSSKGPDIYFSWAGLGLGGEYVKAGLSLPLDKYYTQYKWNDELLPSAAAFADLYPGGKHGVPFTFKGEAIYYNKKLFQKAGITEEPKTYEELLAAADKLKAAGIPAFTFGGSVNWHVMRLMDVLLETKCGADKHDALMAMKTDWTKEPCATDAFTEFAKWTKDYTLKPFMGISNQQSYTLFVAGRAAMMLEGDWLVSQLSGSKVNLDDYGVVPFPTNTNRLYGFAEYNYVSTKSKNPDLAAKFLDYFLSTKVQQDLVGQISSISVNKNVQYANQKPLEAKWLEIFKTYSKVYMNGDQAFPLDVTTEYFRVINDVAAGNIKPADAAKQLQTFISGRT
- the ugpC gene encoding sn-glycerol-3-phosphate ABC transporter ATP-binding protein UgpC, which gives rise to MSGLTIKNVRKSYAAVNIIHGVDVEISDGEFVILVGPSGCGKSTLLRMIAGLEDITGGEISIGGRIVNDLPPKDRDIAMVFQNYALYPQMTVAQNMGFALQLAGAKRAEIDQKVGDAARILGLQPLLERKPAQLSGGQRQRVAMGRAIVRDPKVFLFDEPLSNLDAKLRVKMRAEIKALHQRLKTTIVYVTHDQIEAMTMADKIVVLQGGKVEQIGTPLELYDRPKNVFVAGFLGSPAMNFLEGKIAGGASPTLVLATGTRIELENAPAQSEGREVVLGIRPEDISLAAEDGVTTTVTVIEPTGSETHVALDLEGKELTWVMRERAELGPGQTVQISLKTPNLHFFDKASQQRL
- a CDS encoding DMT family transporter; this encodes MTFQFPTRSAFASDYERGVILVATAMLAWSCSGIYARLLTTDIWTAIAWRSLFGGLFLLIPSFFLEGGFSRRQWASIFHPAGLAMLVCQTISQACFIGALYMTTVANVTMIYATAPFIAAFLSWTMLKERVAKRTLIAGGICLIGVAVIVASSVGGGTGIGDLLALGMTVTFALIIVIPRMDPSIPILPSSVVSGLLTFVVFVPFASASSVDLQNWLLLAAFGATNFALAFVLFLFGSRKMPAADAALISSMEIVLTPFWVWLFFSEMPPVATFIGGAIIFATIVWHTAIDLRHGRRARAPA
- a CDS encoding LysR substrate-binding domain-containing protein, whose protein sequence is MREPIESDLLRTFLVITETSNFSAAAQRIGRTQSAVSAQIKRLEDTIGETLFERSARGAVLTRAGNQLLPYAQRVIELLNEAAANIRTKPLDGPVRIGIPEEYSQTVLPAALAAFAIRHPAVEVTVSCDYTAHNLAALEKDELDLAVVFDWNNQSKGEVLCIDPTVWVTSLVHRVHEATPLPIAVYRDSTWCRDFALKSLEQIGQRYRIAFIADTSSGLKNAVSAGLAVTTLSRSNIPHGCRELTSDDGFPPVDSSRVVLRRNPYHSSEAIRELAEMVREAFQPMSALLQP
- a CDS encoding carbohydrate ABC transporter permease — encoded protein: MTAASATSMSDGFETITSAKRKRDPVLIGLWIALFLVAAIWLAPFIFIVFTSLKTQADVTTTGAFMPPLDPAFENYSSAWGRGNFANAFLNSAIITVIKVPLGLILSAMAAYALAKIRMRFGKLLLLAVIFGTMIPFQVMLAPLFTLVNSLGLIDTYPGVILPYIAFGVPYQVFILHGFFKGIPKELSEAALIDGASHFIIFRRIFLPVCLPVLAALLILDFVSTWNEFAMALVLLQDQHMWTLPLGLMSFQGQFSNDYGQLNAAIVMTVLPATIVYLIFQRYFVSGLTSGAVKG
- a CDS encoding sugar ABC transporter permease is translated as MSFRNRTHDPRVQAVILLAPAMLIYAIFALYPMLNVVVLSFQKWNGLDPQRPFVGLANYQYVFTQDPVFWVAFRNTVIWTIMCVIFPPMVGLLLALSLNQKLFARNTFRAIFYLPVIIAPIAVATMWKWMYDPFFGLFTEILTSMGLQDWIQDWLGDKDVALYSVFVAYLWQSVGFSMVLFLAGLQNVSQTLVEAARIDGAGRWNIFRYVTLPALRTTLTIVLVLSVISSLKAFDIVYGLTGGGPAQSTQMLALWAFTQAMQIFDFGRGAAISVILLLITIVVVIPYLRWTQKHEEAEQ
- a CDS encoding DUF5060 domain-containing protein; the protein is MSNASVEKWGVFEAAFNGPSSGNPYLDVAFDAVFSQSSREIRVPGFYDGDGVYRVRFMPDNEGEWSFRTRSKTSELDGKAGSFVTTKPSEGNHGPVHVRNKFHFAYADGKPFLSFGTTCYAWTHQPLEMQDQTLETLKKSRFNKIRMGVFPKDYPYNVNEPLYACFEKGADGAEDFDKPNPVLFRHFESQVAALCDLGIEADIIMFHPYDRWGYADMSAEQDFRYVAYLAARLAAYRNVWWALANEYDFLLDTKPLQQWDRYFHILEENDPYGHLKSIHNGDPTMNFDHRKPWVTHTCIQNWDVKRTQEWRDAYGKPVVNDEPEYEGNIIQSWGNLTAEELVHRFWITMTRGGYAGHGETYSHPEDLIWWAKGGELRGEAWKRIGFLHDLLEQDVVNGLEPMSSYGEWPWTRVSGARDGDVSYIYLGEHQPVIWSTGLPKDSTDYDVDIIDTWEMTITPAKKVEAPIPHPTRHGAIVRGGKADAAFGVELPGKPYQALRIRKKH
- a CDS encoding GlxA family transcriptional regulator gives rise to the protein MPTSADETLDIDLLILPETNLILIASVIEPLRGANRISGAELYRWRLFTPDGSPAETTSLIPVPAFSSFRPTSDTAPLFVLASYNWRRSASQALKMQLSQTARHRSLVAGIESGTWLLAEASLLDNVSAAVHWEDFDDFALAYPQVRAVRDRYVIDGKRITTAGSLPTVDLMLEIIRRRQGYSLALEVSRLFIYEPASTQSAGELSPSTAGLRMRDPRVAQAIRLMEDHIEQPLVLTRLARRVGVSARHLQALFQESIGAPPHVHYLALRLNAARRKVIETKASFAEIADATGFNSASAFSRSYRASFSESPSGTRRRLRRRTTAAAEPT